The Pseudomonas iranensis genome includes a window with the following:
- a CDS encoding DUF1631 domain-containing protein: MRNDGKVVPLHRATADLADHSPLARLPVILLQVRDKAAQQLRHDLQELFDNADDTLFEMADRARNDVDQNIFFEAMRDLRLKRKNIERGFLELFFEAFAGLTQYDPVANTLPRTPVVEESAPRTDAMERTVAVQTMVSRVLKRDGFALDQLTARFSSMLGKRLDDQHNPLSPAMLCEYFLQAGRNLGVEIKVKLILLKLFERYVLADTEQLYGEANQLLLATGVLPHLKPAVARRMVEPADSDTLIEDLDEPPADEGIEQVFAAMQQLLAQVRGRVTPTLEPGAPAHPINTRDLLRLLSHLQQYVPALEAQEDFDLRHQLEQLLTRVSVRSGRSRVVATADEDVINLIAMVFDCILDDRNVPDALKALIGRLQIPMLKVAVLDKSFFSRSTHPARRLLNEIAEAAMGWSDCDGAERDSLYVRIEQVVQRLLSEFVDDPAIFSELLADFLAFTQEERRRTELLEQRLRDAEEGRARAELAQRRVAQALQQALLGKVLPATVVSFVQQAWSKVLLLTCLKHGDQSAEWHADVQTMEQLVWSVQRHDDGESSLRLLALVPGLLKSLRDGLSSTAFDPFATSEFFSELEALHVRVLERSDDAEHSVTPLIEVTPEVLQHSAGQAAATPAPRLAQDDAGLSQVEQLRVGHWVVFDADDEQTLRCKLAAIIEETGKYVFVDRTGTKVLEHSRTDLALAFSRGAARALDDTLLFDRALESVLGDLRRLNRGK, from the coding sequence ATGCGCAACGACGGGAAAGTGGTGCCTTTGCACCGGGCGACTGCCGATCTGGCGGACCACTCGCCGCTTGCCCGCTTGCCGGTGATTCTGCTGCAGGTTCGCGACAAGGCTGCGCAGCAGCTGCGCCACGATTTGCAGGAGCTGTTCGATAACGCCGACGACACGCTGTTCGAAATGGCCGACCGGGCGCGCAACGACGTCGATCAGAACATCTTTTTCGAAGCCATGCGCGACCTGCGCCTCAAACGCAAGAACATCGAGCGCGGCTTTCTGGAACTGTTCTTTGAAGCCTTCGCCGGCCTTACCCAATACGACCCCGTCGCCAACACCCTGCCACGCACGCCGGTGGTCGAAGAATCGGCGCCGCGCACCGATGCCATGGAGCGTACCGTCGCCGTGCAGACCATGGTCAGTCGCGTGCTCAAGCGCGACGGCTTCGCTCTCGACCAACTGACCGCACGCTTCAGCTCCATGCTCGGCAAGCGTCTGGACGATCAGCACAACCCGCTGAGTCCGGCGATGCTCTGCGAATATTTCCTGCAGGCCGGGCGTAACCTCGGCGTCGAGATCAAGGTCAAGCTGATCCTGCTCAAGCTGTTCGAACGTTACGTGCTGGCTGACACCGAGCAGCTGTATGGCGAGGCCAATCAGCTGTTGCTCGCCACCGGCGTGTTGCCACATCTGAAGCCCGCCGTGGCTCGTCGCATGGTCGAGCCTGCGGACAGCGACACATTGATTGAAGATCTCGACGAGCCGCCAGCGGACGAAGGCATCGAGCAAGTGTTCGCCGCGATGCAGCAATTGCTCGCCCAGGTGCGCGGTCGCGTCACACCGACCCTGGAGCCCGGCGCCCCGGCGCATCCGATCAACACCCGCGACCTGCTGCGGTTGTTGTCGCACTTGCAGCAATACGTACCGGCGCTTGAGGCTCAGGAGGATTTCGATCTGCGCCATCAGCTCGAACAACTGCTGACCCGGGTCAGCGTCAGAAGTGGCCGCTCCCGCGTCGTCGCGACTGCTGACGAAGATGTGATCAACCTGATCGCCATGGTCTTCGACTGCATCCTCGACGATCGCAACGTGCCTGACGCGCTCAAGGCGCTGATCGGCCGATTGCAGATTCCGATGCTCAAGGTCGCCGTGCTGGACAAGAGTTTCTTCAGCCGCAGCACGCACCCGGCGCGGCGCCTGCTCAACGAAATCGCCGAGGCCGCAATGGGCTGGAGCGATTGCGACGGCGCTGAGCGCGACAGCCTCTACGTGCGCATCGAGCAAGTGGTGCAACGCTTGCTGAGCGAGTTTGTCGACGACCCGGCGATCTTCTCCGAACTGCTCGCCGACTTCCTCGCCTTCACTCAGGAAGAACGCCGTCGCACTGAACTGCTGGAACAACGCTTGCGGGACGCCGAGGAAGGCCGGGCGAGGGCCGAGCTGGCTCAGCGGCGTGTCGCGCAGGCGTTGCAACAGGCGCTACTGGGCAAAGTGCTGCCGGCGACGGTGGTGAGCTTCGTCCAGCAGGCCTGGAGCAAAGTGCTGTTGCTGACCTGCCTCAAGCACGGTGATCAGTCCGCCGAATGGCACGCCGACGTGCAGACCATGGAACAGTTGGTCTGGAGCGTGCAGCGCCATGACGACGGCGAATCCAGCCTGCGCCTGCTGGCACTGGTCCCGGGTTTGCTCAAGTCACTGCGCGATGGCCTGAGCAGCACCGCGTTCGACCCGTTTGCCACCAGCGAATTTTTCAGTGAGCTGGAGGCTCTGCACGTACGCGTGCTGGAGCGTTCCGACGATGCCGAGCACAGCGTTACGCCGCTGATCGAAGTCACGCCCGAGGTCTTGCAGCACAGCGCCGGCCAGGCAGCAGCTACCCCGGCGCCGCGCCTGGCGCAAGACGATGCCGGCCTGTCTCAGGTCGAGCAGTTGCGTGTGGGCCACTGGGTGGTGTTCGACGCAGACGACGAACAGACCTTGCGTTGCAAACTCGCCGCGATCATCGAAGAGACCGGCAAATATGTCTTCGTCGACCGCACCGGGACGAAAGTGCTGGAGCACAGCCGCACCGACCTCGCCTTGGCTTTCAGCCGTGGCGCCGCGCGTGCGCTGGATGACACCTTGCTGTTCGACCGCGCACTGGAATCGGTGCTGGGCGACTTGCGGCGACTCAATCGCGGCAAGTGA
- the ampD gene encoding 1,6-anhydro-N-acetylmuramyl-L-alanine amidase AmpD, protein MQLDPASGWCHGVQICPSPNFNERPAGEVSLLVIHNISLPPAQFATGKVQEFFQNRLDVTEHPYFAGIADLRVSAHFLIERDGKVTQFVSCLARAWHAGVSVFEGRETCNDFSVGIELEGTDDLPFTDEQYRALTALTRQLQKRFPAITAQRICGHSDIAPGRKTDPGPAFDWARYRAALAKEEGQ, encoded by the coding sequence ATGCAGTTGGATCCCGCGAGCGGGTGGTGTCATGGCGTGCAGATCTGCCCGTCGCCCAACTTCAATGAGCGCCCGGCGGGCGAAGTGTCCCTGTTGGTCATCCACAACATCAGCTTGCCGCCGGCGCAATTTGCCACGGGCAAGGTGCAGGAATTTTTCCAGAATCGTCTGGATGTCACCGAACATCCCTACTTTGCAGGCATCGCTGACCTGCGCGTATCGGCGCATTTTCTGATCGAACGTGACGGCAAGGTCACCCAGTTTGTCTCCTGTCTTGCGCGGGCGTGGCACGCAGGCGTTTCAGTGTTCGAAGGCCGTGAAACCTGTAACGATTTTTCCGTCGGCATCGAGCTGGAAGGCACCGATGATCTGCCGTTCACCGACGAGCAATATCGCGCGTTGACTGCGCTGACCCGGCAGTTGCAGAAACGTTTTCCGGCGATCACCGCTCAGCGCATCTGTGGCCACAGCGATATAGCTCCGGGGCGCAAGACCGATCCGGGACCGGCATTCGACTGGGCACGCTACCGCGCAGCCCTGGCAAAAGAGGAAGGACAATGA
- the ampE gene encoding regulatory signaling modulator protein AmpE, protein MSFLVLLLAVWIEKFSALRHRLQRDGGWIRELHKLENSKRLARQPWLVLTILVLFPVALLALLLLVLEPVAYGLLALPVHLLVVIYSLGRGDLLGGLGPFRDAWRREDLQAAAHVAKRDLDICADSGEQLLERVQGHLLWQAYQSFFAVIFWYFLLGPVAALAYRLLALAEEHGSNPALVERAAQLRHAFDWVPVRLLAASLALVGNFVAVSRVMLHELLNWNISAAQLINKVGLAAGEVPPPVVGPDGINTLDCLWELLLRAAVLWYAGFALWTVLVH, encoded by the coding sequence ATGAGTTTTCTGGTGTTACTGCTGGCGGTGTGGATCGAGAAGTTTTCGGCCCTGCGCCATCGGCTTCAACGCGACGGCGGATGGATCCGCGAACTGCACAAACTCGAAAACAGCAAACGGCTGGCCAGGCAACCGTGGCTGGTGCTGACGATTCTGGTGCTGTTCCCGGTGGCGTTGCTGGCGCTGTTGCTGCTGGTGCTGGAACCTGTGGCTTACGGTTTGCTGGCGCTGCCGGTGCATTTGCTGGTGGTGATTTACAGCCTCGGGCGTGGCGACCTGCTCGGCGGCCTCGGGCCGTTCCGCGACGCCTGGCGCCGTGAGGATCTGCAAGCGGCGGCCCACGTGGCCAAGCGCGACCTGGACATCTGCGCCGACAGCGGTGAGCAATTGCTTGAGCGAGTGCAGGGGCATCTGCTGTGGCAGGCCTATCAGAGTTTCTTTGCGGTGATCTTCTGGTACTTCCTCCTCGGTCCGGTGGCGGCATTGGCCTATCGCCTGTTGGCGCTGGCCGAAGAGCACGGCAGCAATCCGGCGCTGGTGGAGCGTGCTGCGCAATTGCGTCACGCTTTCGATTGGGTGCCGGTGCGTTTGCTGGCGGCGAGTCTGGCATTGGTTGGCAACTTCGTCGCGGTCAGCCGGGTGATGCTGCATGAGCTGCTGAACTGGAACATCAGCGCTGCGCAGTTGATCAACAAGGTCGGCCTGGCAGCCGGGGAAGTTCCACCGCCAGTGGTCGGCCCGGACGGCATCAACACCCTCGATTGCCTGTGGGAACTGCTGCTGCGCGCGGCGGTGCTGTGGTATGCCGGGTTTGCCTTGTGGACGGTTCTGGTTCACTGA
- a CDS encoding methyl-accepting chemotaxis protein has protein sequence MEVARSAAAAVSSAHSVNDETLSGRGLVESQQGSIAALASEIDQSVLVINQLASDSQSISRVLEVIKSIAEQTNLLALNAAIEAARAGEQGRGFAVVADEVRTLAKRTQQSTEEIEQMIAKLHGGVGAAVKAMGVSHQMANGTVGQSEKVQQALENILGAVGMIVDQNQQIAAAVEQQTAVAHDIDQNIVEINRAGERTAQGAHQTEDASRALSAQVVELKQLISAFRV, from the coding sequence ATGGAAGTCGCGCGCAGTGCTGCTGCGGCGGTGAGCAGCGCCCACAGCGTCAACGACGAAACCCTCAGCGGTCGCGGTCTGGTGGAATCGCAGCAGGGCAGCATTGCCGCGCTGGCCAGCGAAATCGATCAGTCGGTGCTGGTGATCAATCAACTGGCCAGCGACAGCCAGTCGATCAGCCGTGTGCTTGAGGTGATCAAGAGCATCGCCGAACAGACCAATCTGCTGGCGCTCAACGCCGCTATCGAAGCCGCGCGGGCCGGCGAGCAGGGGCGCGGTTTTGCCGTGGTCGCCGACGAAGTACGCACCTTGGCCAAGCGCACCCAACAATCGACCGAAGAAATCGAGCAGATGATCGCCAAGCTGCACGGTGGCGTCGGCGCGGCGGTGAAGGCCATGGGCGTCAGCCATCAGATGGCAAATGGCACGGTGGGGCAGTCGGAGAAGGTCCAGCAGGCGCTGGAAAATATTCTTGGCGCGGTGGGCATGATCGTCGACCAGAACCAGCAGATCGCCGCTGCCGTGGAACAGCAGACCGCCGTGGCCCATGACATCGACCAGAACATCGTCGAGATCAACCGCGCCGGCGAACGCACGGCGCAAGGTGCACACCAGACCGAAGATGCCAGCCGCGCGCTGTCGGCGCAGGTGGTTGAGCTCAAACAACTGATCAGCGCGTTTCGTGTTTGA
- a CDS encoding TatD family hydrolase has translation MELIDSHTHLDFPDFDADRAELLAESRALGVRRIVVLGVHQGNWQRVWDLVQSDAGLYAAFGLHPVFLDQHRPEDLHALGDWLTRLRGHRQLCAVGEIGLDYFIENLNRERQQGLFEAQLQLAADFGLPALIHVRRSHAAVIATLKRFKLKRAGIIHAFAGSREEAREYLKLGFKLGLGGAPTWPQALRMHRVLPELPLQSVVLETDSPDMAPAMFPGQRNSPAHLPAICAALAELMNITPEQLANASTANCCEVFGW, from the coding sequence GTGGAGCTGATCGACAGCCACACCCACCTCGACTTCCCCGACTTCGACGCCGATCGCGCCGAGTTGCTGGCCGAAAGCCGCGCTCTCGGCGTGCGGCGCATCGTCGTGCTGGGCGTGCATCAGGGCAACTGGCAACGGGTCTGGGATCTGGTGCAGAGCGATGCCGGCCTGTACGCGGCGTTCGGATTGCACCCGGTGTTTCTCGATCAGCATCGCCCCGAAGATTTGCATGCGCTGGGGGACTGGCTGACGCGCTTGCGCGGACATCGTCAGCTGTGTGCGGTGGGCGAGATAGGCCTGGATTACTTCATCGAAAACCTCAATCGCGAGCGACAACAAGGGTTGTTCGAAGCGCAGCTGCAACTGGCCGCAGACTTCGGGTTGCCGGCGCTGATCCACGTACGCCGCAGCCACGCAGCGGTGATCGCCACGCTCAAGCGCTTCAAACTCAAACGCGCCGGCATCATCCACGCCTTCGCCGGCAGCCGCGAAGAAGCGCGGGAATACCTCAAGCTCGGTTTCAAACTGGGTCTTGGCGGCGCACCGACCTGGCCGCAGGCGCTGCGCATGCATCGGGTGCTGCCGGAACTGCCGCTGCAATCGGTGGTACTGGAAACCGACTCACCAGACATGGCCCCCGCCATGTTCCCCGGCCAGCGCAACAGCCCGGCGCATTTGCCGGCAATCTGTGCAGCGTTGGCCGAGCTGATGAATATCACGCCTGAACAACTGGCCAACGCCAGCACCGCCAACTGCTGCGAAGTCTTCGGCTGGTAA
- the cra gene encoding catabolite repressor/activator codes for MKLSDIARLAGVSVTTASYVINGKAEQQRISNATVERVRAVVDLHGFTPNPQAAGLRSRHTRTLGFILPDLENPSYARIAKLLEQGARARGYQLLIASSDDAPDSERQLLQLFRARRCDALIVASCLPAGDDSYRQLQAKGLPIIAIDRVMEPEHFCSVISDDREASLHLTQSLLDPQPKQIVLLGARPELSISQERAAGFRAALNDFKGEVLVEHAESFSRECGKQLMEELLQRLGHLPDALVTTSYVLLQGVFDALHDFPLKSRPLRLGTFGDTQLLDFLPLPVNAMSQQHQLIADKALELALAAVEQDDYQPGVQAIARTFKQRIHRD; via the coding sequence TTGAAACTCAGTGATATCGCGCGGTTGGCCGGCGTCTCCGTCACCACCGCCAGCTACGTCATCAACGGCAAGGCCGAACAGCAACGCATCAGCAACGCGACCGTCGAGCGCGTGCGCGCGGTGGTCGATCTGCACGGCTTCACGCCCAATCCGCAAGCGGCCGGCCTGCGCAGTCGGCACACGCGCACCCTGGGCTTTATCCTGCCGGATCTGGAAAACCCCAGTTACGCGCGGATCGCCAAGTTGCTCGAACAAGGCGCGCGGGCGCGCGGTTATCAATTGCTGATCGCCAGTTCCGACGATGCGCCGGACAGCGAGCGCCAGTTGCTGCAACTGTTCCGCGCCCGCCGTTGCGATGCGCTGATCGTCGCCAGTTGCCTGCCGGCCGGTGATGACAGCTACCGCCAGTTGCAGGCCAAGGGTCTGCCGATCATCGCCATCGACCGGGTCATGGAGCCGGAGCATTTCTGCTCGGTGATCAGCGACGACCGCGAGGCCAGCCTGCATCTGACCCAAAGTCTGCTCGATCCGCAGCCAAAGCAGATCGTGCTGCTCGGCGCCCGCCCGGAGCTGAGCATCAGCCAGGAACGTGCCGCCGGTTTCCGCGCGGCGCTCAACGACTTCAAAGGCGAGGTGCTGGTCGAGCACGCCGAGTCGTTCAGCCGCGAGTGCGGCAAGCAATTGATGGAAGAACTCCTGCAGCGTCTGGGGCATTTGCCTGACGCACTGGTGACCACCTCCTACGTGCTGCTGCAAGGCGTGTTCGATGCCCTGCATGATTTCCCGCTGAAATCGCGGCCGCTGCGCCTCGGCACCTTCGGCGACACGCAGTTGCTGGATTTCCTGCCGCTGCCGGTCAACGCCATGTCCCAGCAACACCAGTTGATCGCCGACAAGGCCTTGGAACTGGCCTTGGCCGCGGTCGAGCAGGATGACTACCAACCGGGCGTGCAAGCCATCGCGCGGACCTTCAAGCAGCGTATTCATCGGGACTGA
- the ptsP gene encoding phosphoenolpyruvate--protein phosphotransferase → MLELTIEQISMGQSAVDKPAALQLLASHLVADGLVADGYLAGLQAREAQGSTFLGQGIAIPHGTPETRDQVFATGVRLMQFPDGVDWGDGQIVYLAIGIAAKSDEHLRLLQLLTRALGETDLGQALRRASSPEALLKLLQGAPQELALDAQMIGLGVSADDFEELVWRGARLLRQADCVSNGFAGVLQQVEALPLGDGLWWLHSEQTVKRPGLAFVTPDKPMRYLGQPLSGLFCLASLGEAHQALLERLCALLIEGRGHELGRATSSRKVLEVLGGELPADWPSARIALANAHGLHARPAKILAQLAKSFDGEIRVRIVDSQDSAVSVKSLSKLLSLGARRGQVLELIAEPSIAADALPALLAAIEEGLGEEVEPLPAVSQQREVIADIAEVLIAPASGSLLQAIPAAPGIAIGPAHIQVLQAIDYPLRGESAAIERERLKQALSDVRRDIQGLIERSKAKAIREIFITHQEMLDDPDLTDEVDTRLKQGESAEAAWMAVIEAAAKQQESLQDALLAERAADLRDIGRRVLAQLCGVQTANEPEQPYILVMDEVGPSDVARLDPARVAGILTARGGATAHSAIVARALGIPALVGAGAAVLLLEPGTPLLLDGQRGRLHVDADAATLKRAAEERDTREQRLKIAAEQRHQPAHTTDGHAVEVFANIGESAGVTSAVEQGAEGIGLLRTELIFMAHPQAPDEATQEAEYRRVLDGLAGRPLVVRTLDVGGDKPLPYWPIAKEENPFLGVRGIRLTLQRPQIMEAQLRALLRSADNRPLRIMFPMVGSVEEWRQARDMTERLRLEIPVADLQLGIMIEVPSAALLAPVLAKEVDFFSVGTNDLTQYTLAIDRGHPTLSAQADGLHPAVLQLIDITVRAAHAHGKWVGVCGELAADPLAVPVLVGLGVDELSVSGRSIAEVKARIRELSLPQAQTLAQQALAVGSANEVRALVEAL, encoded by the coding sequence ATGCTCGAGCTCACTATAGAGCAGATATCCATGGGCCAGTCGGCCGTGGATAAACCCGCTGCCCTGCAATTGCTGGCCAGTCATCTGGTCGCCGACGGTCTGGTTGCCGACGGCTACCTCGCCGGCCTGCAGGCCCGGGAAGCCCAGGGCTCGACCTTTCTCGGTCAAGGCATCGCCATTCCCCACGGTACGCCGGAAACCCGCGATCAGGTATTCGCCACCGGCGTGCGCCTGATGCAGTTTCCTGATGGTGTCGATTGGGGCGATGGCCAGATCGTTTATCTGGCCATCGGCATCGCGGCGAAATCCGATGAACACCTGCGCCTGCTGCAACTGCTGACCCGCGCCCTCGGCGAGACCGATCTGGGCCAGGCCTTGCGTCGCGCCAGCTCCCCCGAAGCGCTGCTTAAACTGTTGCAAGGCGCGCCGCAGGAACTGGCGCTGGATGCGCAGATGATCGGCCTCGGCGTGTCGGCCGACGATTTCGAAGAACTGGTCTGGCGCGGCGCACGTCTGCTGCGTCAGGCCGATTGTGTGAGCAACGGCTTTGCCGGCGTGTTGCAGCAAGTCGAAGCGCTGCCACTGGGCGATGGCCTGTGGTGGCTGCACAGCGAGCAGACCGTGAAGCGTCCGGGACTGGCGTTCGTCACCCCGGACAAACCGATGCGCTACCTCGGCCAGCCGCTCAGCGGACTGTTCTGCCTCGCCAGTCTGGGCGAAGCGCATCAGGCGTTGCTCGAGCGTTTGTGCGCGTTGCTGATCGAAGGTCGCGGCCACGAACTGGGCCGCGCCACCAGCAGCCGCAAAGTTCTCGAAGTGCTCGGCGGTGAACTGCCGGCCGACTGGCCGAGTGCACGTATTGCCCTGGCCAATGCCCATGGTTTGCACGCACGACCAGCGAAGATTCTTGCGCAACTGGCGAAGAGTTTTGATGGCGAAATCCGCGTGCGCATCGTCGACAGCCAGGACAGCGCCGTGTCGGTGAAGAGCCTGAGCAAACTGCTCAGTCTCGGCGCCCGCCGCGGTCAGGTGCTGGAGCTGATCGCCGAGCCGAGCATCGCCGCCGATGCCTTGCCGGCCCTGCTCGCGGCGATTGAAGAAGGCCTCGGTGAGGAAGTCGAGCCGCTGCCGGCCGTGAGTCAGCAGCGCGAAGTGATCGCCGACATCGCCGAAGTATTGATCGCGCCGGCCTCCGGCAGCCTGTTGCAGGCGATTCCTGCCGCACCGGGCATCGCCATCGGCCCTGCGCACATTCAGGTGCTGCAAGCCATCGATTACCCGTTGCGCGGCGAATCTGCCGCGATCGAGCGCGAGCGCCTCAAGCAAGCGCTGAGCGACGTGCGCCGCGACATCCAAGGCTTGATCGAACGCAGCAAGGCCAAGGCGATTCGCGAGATTTTCATCACTCACCAGGAAATGCTCGACGACCCGGATCTGACCGACGAAGTCGACACCCGCCTCAAGCAAGGTGAAAGCGCCGAAGCGGCGTGGATGGCGGTGATCGAAGCCGCCGCCAAACAGCAGGAATCGCTGCAGGACGCTTTGCTCGCCGAGCGTGCCGCCGATCTGCGTGACATCGGTCGCCGGGTGCTGGCGCAGCTGTGTGGCGTGCAAACCGCGAACGAACCTGAGCAACCGTACATTCTGGTGATGGACGAAGTCGGCCCGTCCGATGTCGCGCGCCTGGATCCTGCGCGAGTGGCAGGGATTCTCACCGCGCGCGGCGGTGCTACCGCGCACAGCGCCATCGTCGCCCGCGCGCTCGGTATTCCAGCACTGGTCGGCGCGGGTGCAGCGGTGCTGTTGCTCGAGCCGGGCACGCCGCTATTGCTCGACGGTCAGCGTGGCCGTCTGCATGTCGACGCCGATGCCGCGACCCTCAAGCGTGCCGCTGAAGAGCGCGACACCCGCGAGCAACGCCTGAAGATCGCCGCCGAACAACGCCATCAACCGGCACACACCACCGACGGCCACGCCGTCGAAGTGTTCGCCAACATCGGCGAAAGCGCAGGCGTGACCAGCGCGGTGGAGCAGGGCGCCGAAGGCATTGGTCTGCTGCGCACCGAACTGATTTTCATGGCCCACCCACAGGCACCGGATGAGGCGACCCAGGAAGCCGAATACCGTCGCGTGCTCGATGGTCTGGCCGGGCGGCCGCTGGTGGTGCGCACGCTCGACGTCGGCGGCGACAAACCGTTGCCGTATTGGCCGATCGCCAAGGAAGAAAACCCGTTCCTCGGCGTGCGCGGCATTCGCCTGACTCTGCAGCGGCCGCAGATCATGGAAGCGCAACTGCGCGCCTTGCTGCGCTCGGCTGACAACCGTCCGCTGCGGATCATGTTCCCGATGGTCGGCAGCGTCGAAGAGTGGCGCCAGGCCCGTGACATGACCGAGCGTCTGCGCTTGGAAATTCCAGTCGCCGATCTTCAGCTGGGGATCATGATCGAGGTGCCGTCGGCCGCGTTGCTTGCGCCGGTTCTGGCCAAGGAAGTCGACTTTTTCAGCGTCGGCACCAACGACCTGACCCAATACACCCTGGCCATCGACCGTGGTCACCCGACGCTGTCTGCACAAGCGGATGGCTTGCACCCGGCGGTGCTGCAACTGATCGACATCACCGTGCGCGCCGCCCATGCCCATGGCAAATGGGTGGGCGTCTGCGGCGAACTGGCGGCTGATCCGCTGGCGGTGCCGGTGCTGGTTGGCCTCGGTGTCGACGAGCTTAGCGTGTCCGGGCGCAGCATTGCCGAAGTCAAGGCGCGCATCCGTGAACTCAGCCTGCCCCAGGCGCAAACCCTCGCCCAACAGGCCCTGGCCGTGGGCAGCGCGAATGAAGTGCGCGCATTAGTGGAGGCCCTGTAA
- the pfkB gene encoding 1-phosphofructokinase: MAKILTLTLNPALDLTVELSRLDAGQVNRSEEMHTHAAGKGVNVAQVLADLGHQVTVSGFLGEDNQQAFETLFAKRGFVDAFIRVPGETRSNIKVAEQDGRITDINGPGPVVDATAQQALLDRLLQIAPGHDAVVVAGSLPRGVTAQWLRELIESLNALGLKVALDSSGEALRAALQASPWLIKPNTEELAHALGCEVVSPIAEAQAAARLHGQGIEHVVISHGADGVNWFSVGSALHASPPKVSVASTVGAGDSLLAGMLHGLLSADTPEQTLRTATAIAAMAVTQIGFGINDAAQLAQLEQGVRVRPLTEQ, from the coding sequence ATGGCCAAGATTCTTACCCTGACCCTCAACCCGGCACTCGACCTCACCGTCGAGCTGTCACGGCTGGATGCCGGTCAGGTCAATCGCAGCGAGGAGATGCACACCCACGCTGCGGGCAAAGGCGTCAATGTCGCCCAGGTGCTGGCGGATCTCGGCCATCAGGTCACCGTCAGCGGCTTTCTCGGCGAAGACAATCAGCAAGCGTTCGAAACCCTGTTCGCCAAGCGTGGTTTTGTCGACGCGTTCATCCGCGTGCCGGGCGAGACGCGCAGCAACATCAAAGTCGCCGAACAGGACGGGCGCATCACCGACATCAACGGGCCTGGCCCGGTGGTTGATGCAACGGCGCAGCAAGCCTTGCTTGATCGCTTGCTGCAGATCGCACCGGGGCACGATGCGGTGGTGGTCGCCGGCAGTCTGCCGCGTGGCGTCACCGCGCAATGGTTGCGCGAGCTGATTGAAAGCTTGAACGCGCTCGGCTTGAAAGTCGCCCTCGACTCCAGCGGCGAAGCCTTGCGCGCCGCGTTGCAGGCCAGCCCCTGGCTGATCAAACCGAACACCGAAGAACTGGCCCACGCCCTCGGCTGCGAAGTGGTCTCGCCAATCGCTGAAGCGCAAGCCGCCGCACGCTTGCACGGCCAAGGCATCGAGCACGTGGTGATCTCCCACGGCGCCGACGGGGTCAACTGGTTCAGTGTCGGCTCGGCACTGCATGCCTCGCCGCCGAAGGTCAGCGTGGCCAGCACGGTTGGTGCCGGCGATTCATTGCTGGCCGGCATGCTCCACGGTCTGCTTAGCGCCGACACCCCAGAGCAAACCCTGCGCACCGCCACCGCGATTGCGGCGATGGCGGTGACCCAGATCGGTTTTGGCATCAACGACGCTGCGCAACTGGCGCAGCTCGAACAGGGCGTGCGCGTGCGCCCCCTGACAGAACAATAA